A part of Paenibacillus sp. sptzw28 genomic DNA contains:
- a CDS encoding phosphoglycerate kinase, producing the protein MNKKSVRDVEVAGKRVFVRVDFNVPLENGVITDDTRIRETLPTINYLIEKGAKVILASHLGRPKGQVVEELRLTPAANRLSELLGKPVAKADEAIGEAVKAQVAALKEGDVLLLENVRFYEGEEKNDPELATAFAELADLFVNDAFGAAHRAHASTEGIAHNLPAVSGLLMEKELEVLGKALLNPDRPFTAIVGGSKVKDKIDVINKMIEIADNIIIGGGLSYTFFKAQGHEIGQSLCDNSKLDLALEFIEKAKKLGKQFLLPVDIVAADDFSASANTKIVDVDGIPADWEGIDIGPKSREIFAKVIKESKLVVWNGPMGVFEIEPFSHGTQAVAQACAETSAYTVIGGGDSAAAAEKFGLAQKMDHISTGGGASLEFMEGKALPGVVALNDK; encoded by the coding sequence TTGAACAAGAAAAGTGTGCGTGACGTTGAAGTAGCCGGTAAACGTGTATTTGTGCGTGTGGATTTTAACGTGCCGCTGGAAAACGGTGTCATTACCGATGATACACGTATCCGCGAAACACTCCCGACGATCAATTATTTGATCGAAAAAGGCGCGAAAGTTATTTTGGCAAGCCATCTCGGCCGTCCGAAAGGACAAGTTGTTGAAGAATTACGCCTGACGCCTGCAGCGAACCGTCTATCCGAGCTGCTCGGCAAGCCGGTCGCGAAAGCGGACGAAGCGATCGGCGAAGCAGTGAAAGCGCAAGTTGCTGCACTGAAAGAAGGCGACGTGCTGCTGCTCGAAAATGTTCGTTTCTACGAGGGCGAAGAGAAGAACGATCCGGAACTGGCGACAGCTTTTGCCGAATTAGCCGATCTGTTCGTCAACGATGCGTTCGGCGCTGCTCATCGAGCTCATGCTTCTACAGAAGGTATCGCACACAATCTGCCGGCCGTTTCCGGCTTGCTGATGGAGAAAGAGCTCGAAGTGCTCGGCAAAGCGCTGCTGAACCCCGACCGTCCTTTCACTGCGATCGTCGGCGGTTCCAAAGTGAAAGACAAAATCGACGTCATCAACAAAATGATCGAGATTGCAGACAATATCATCATTGGCGGCGGACTGTCCTACACGTTCTTTAAAGCACAAGGCCACGAAATCGGCCAGTCGCTCTGCGATAATTCCAAACTGGATCTCGCTCTTGAATTCATCGAAAAAGCGAAAAAACTCGGCAAGCAATTCCTGCTGCCGGTTGATATCGTCGCTGCGGACGACTTCAGTGCTAGCGCCAATACGAAAATCGTTGATGTAGACGGCATCCCTGCAGATTGGGAAGGCATCGATATCGGACCGAAATCGCGCGAAATTTTCGCAAAGGTCATCAAGGAATCCAAGCTGGTCGTATGGAACGGACCGATGGGCGTATTTGAAATCGAGCCATTCTCCCACGGCACGCAAGCCGTTGCACAAGCCTGTGCGGAAACCTCCGCTTATACCGTCATCGGCGGCGGCGACTCCGCTGCTGCTGCAGAGAAATTCGGACTTGCTCAGAAAATGGACCATATCTCCACCGGCGGCGGCGCATCGCTGGAATTCATGGAAGGCAAGGCGCTTCCGGGCGTCGTTGCTCTGAACGACAAGTAA
- the gap gene encoding type I glyceraldehyde-3-phosphate dehydrogenase translates to MVKVGINGFGRIGRNVFRAALNNPNVEVVAVNDLTDTSTLAHLLKYDTTHGKLEATVEAKEGAIIVNGREIKVFAERNPENLPWASVGAEIVVESTGIFTAKEKAELHLKGGAKKVIISAPATNEDITIVMGVNEDKYDPSAHTVISNASCTTNCLAPFAKVINDTFGIVKGMMTTVHSYTNDQSVLDVPHKDLRRARAAAENIIPSSTGAAKAVSLVLPELKGKLNGMAMRVPTPNVSVTDLVVELKVNVTVEEVNGALKAASEGPLKGILNFSEEPLVSSDYNGDPASSTIDALSTMVVEGNMVKVVSWYDNEWGYSNRVVDLAAYVASKGL, encoded by the coding sequence ATGGTAAAAGTAGGTATTAATGGATTTGGTCGTATCGGCCGTAATGTATTCCGCGCAGCTCTGAACAACCCGAACGTAGAAGTGGTGGCTGTGAACGATTTGACGGACACGAGCACACTGGCTCACCTGCTCAAATATGACACGACTCATGGTAAGCTTGAAGCAACGGTAGAAGCTAAAGAAGGCGCAATTATCGTTAACGGCCGCGAGATCAAAGTATTTGCCGAGCGTAACCCGGAGAACCTTCCTTGGGCTTCTGTAGGCGCTGAAATTGTCGTTGAATCGACAGGTATTTTCACAGCGAAAGAAAAAGCCGAGCTTCACTTGAAAGGCGGCGCGAAAAAAGTTATTATCTCCGCACCTGCCACTAACGAAGATATCACGATTGTTATGGGCGTAAACGAAGACAAATACGACCCGTCCGCACATACGGTTATCTCCAACGCTTCCTGTACGACGAACTGCCTTGCGCCGTTCGCGAAAGTAATCAACGACACGTTCGGAATCGTTAAAGGCATGATGACGACCGTCCACTCCTATACAAACGACCAATCCGTTCTCGACGTACCGCACAAAGACCTTCGCCGCGCCCGCGCTGCAGCTGAGAACATTATTCCTTCTTCGACCGGCGCAGCAAAAGCCGTTTCTCTCGTTCTTCCTGAGCTTAAAGGTAAGCTGAACGGTATGGCTATGCGCGTTCCGACTCCTAACGTTTCCGTTACCGATCTTGTTGTCGAACTGAAAGTAAACGTTACAGTTGAAGAAGTTAACGGTGCTTTGAAAGCAGCTTCCGAAGGCCCACTCAAAGGCATCCTGAACTTCTCCGAAGAGCCGCTTGTATCGAGCGACTACAATGGCGATCCGGCTTCCTCGACGATCGACGCGCTGTCGACGATGGTTGTTGAAGGCAACATGGTGAAAGTCGTTTCCTGGTACGATAACGAGTGGGGCTACTCGAACCGCGTAGTTGATCTTGCAGCATATGTGGCTTCCAAAGGACTATAA
- a CDS encoding sugar-binding transcriptional regulator codes for MQSLIEIQQQLLPDLLVVMKKRYLILRQVMLSDMIGRRTLAASLQLTERVLRAETDFLKEQGLLHIDTAGMRITDAGRRLLEDMEPFYKAVFGLSELEERICEHFGLKHVTIVPGDSDSSPHSKRELGRAGCAALRRVMDKDDVVAVTGGSTLAQMANQLSTSTPLKGNWFVPARGGLGESLDYQANTIASTMAKRTGAQYRLLHVPDHLGEEAYLSLMQEPNIREIVEVIRSARIVVHGIGDAMVMARRRRVDETVIEAMKAEGALAESFGYYFDRNGAVVHKMPTAGLRLEDIMDTEVVIAIAGGHSKGEAIAAVMRYGHDDVLVTDEAAAMEIASIIDKEK; via the coding sequence ATGCAGTCTCTCATCGAAATACAGCAGCAGCTTCTGCCGGATTTGCTCGTTGTCATGAAGAAAAGGTACCTAATTCTCCGTCAGGTTATGCTCTCGGATATGATCGGCAGACGGACGCTCGCGGCCTCGCTTCAATTAACGGAACGAGTATTGCGTGCGGAGACGGATTTTCTGAAAGAGCAGGGATTGCTTCACATCGATACCGCGGGCATGCGGATCACCGATGCCGGGCGGCGGCTGCTTGAAGACATGGAACCATTCTACAAGGCGGTGTTCGGATTATCCGAGCTGGAAGAGCGGATTTGCGAACATTTCGGCTTGAAGCACGTGACCATCGTTCCCGGGGATTCCGATTCATCCCCCCACTCCAAACGGGAGCTTGGCCGGGCTGGTTGCGCGGCTCTGCGCAGGGTAATGGACAAGGATGATGTCGTAGCCGTAACCGGCGGCTCGACGCTCGCTCAGATGGCTAACCAGCTGAGCACATCGACTCCGCTAAAAGGGAACTGGTTCGTACCGGCCCGCGGTGGACTCGGAGAAAGCTTGGATTATCAGGCGAACACCATTGCTTCAACGATGGCCAAACGTACCGGAGCACAATACAGGCTGCTGCATGTGCCGGACCATTTAGGCGAGGAAGCGTATCTCTCCTTGATGCAGGAACCGAATATTCGGGAAATCGTCGAGGTGATCCGCAGTGCCCGCATCGTCGTTCATGGCATCGGGGACGCTATGGTTATGGCGCGCAGAAGACGCGTTGACGAAACGGTAATCGAAGCAATGAAAGCGGAAGGCGCTCTGGCAGAGTCATTCGGTTATTATTTTGACCGGAATGGTGCCGTCGTCCATAAAATGCCGACTGCGGGGCTCCGCCTGGAAGACATTATGGATACGGAAGTGGTAATCGCGATTGCCGGAGGCCACAGCAAGGGCGAGGCTATTGCGGCTGTTATGCGTTACGGGCACGATGACGTGCTTGTCACGGATGAAGCTGCAGCTATGGAAATCGCTTCGATTATTGATAAAGAAAAGTAG
- the clpP gene encoding ATP-dependent Clp endopeptidase proteolytic subunit ClpP, which translates to MNFVPMVIEQNNRGERAYDIYSRLLKDRIIFLGTPVNDMVANSIIAQLLFLAADDPDKDISLYINSPGGSVTAGLAIFDTMQFIKPSVSTICVGMAASMGAFLLAAGEKGKRFALPNSEVMIHQPLGGAQGQASDIEIRAKHILKTRDTLNKILVERTGQSLEKIERDTDRDYFMSASEAQAYGLVDKVIEKL; encoded by the coding sequence ATGAATTTCGTGCCTATGGTTATTGAGCAAAACAACCGCGGGGAACGCGCTTACGACATCTACTCCCGCTTGTTGAAGGATCGCATTATTTTTCTCGGAACGCCGGTCAACGACATGGTGGCCAACTCCATCATAGCGCAATTGCTGTTCCTGGCAGCAGATGATCCGGATAAAGATATCTCGCTATACATCAATAGCCCTGGCGGTTCAGTTACGGCGGGTCTCGCCATTTTCGATACGATGCAGTTCATCAAACCAAGTGTCTCGACGATTTGTGTCGGCATGGCCGCTTCGATGGGGGCATTCCTTCTCGCCGCGGGCGAGAAAGGCAAACGCTTCGCGCTTCCTAACAGCGAAGTAATGATTCACCAACCTCTTGGCGGAGCGCAAGGTCAGGCCAGCGATATCGAAATCCGCGCCAAGCATATTTTGAAAACGCGCGACACACTTAACAAAATATTGGTGGAACGCACAGGTCAATCTCTGGAGAAGATCGAGCGAGACACCGATCGCGATTATTTCATGTCTGCCTCCGAGGCTCAGGCATACGGACTTGTCGACAAAGTAATCGAAAAGCTGTAA
- a CDS encoding sporulation histidine kinase inhibitor Sda produces MKLSNPFASVRNFIRSSESGRVYTHYTPAFERPYDHEVPSRSQETHNLFLPMQDKSLLLRPLSDTHLIEVYHEAKAMRLSEEFISLIEQAIEQRGLSDDHVHQQRGALTQ; encoded by the coding sequence ATGAAACTATCGAATCCCTTCGCAAGCGTGCGAAATTTCATTCGATCCAGTGAATCCGGTCGCGTCTATACTCACTACACACCTGCATTCGAACGACCATATGACCATGAAGTTCCATCGCGTTCACAAGAAACCCACAATCTGTTCTTGCCGATGCAGGATAAATCGCTTCTACTTCGACCGCTCAGCGACACCCACTTAATTGAAGTCTATCATGAAGCCAAAGCGATGCGACTTTCGGAAGAATTTATTTCCTTAATCGAGCAAGCGATAGAGCAGCGCGGCCTTTCCGACGATCACGTCCATCAGCAGCGAGGCGCGTTAACACAATAG
- a CDS encoding SIMPL domain-containing protein: MFMRWVRRSSSETGAGRERAPRRRSILLLAGALAVAVGIGTAIGAGGGKTDVYALDTSGAVEKGIITVTGSGDLQAAPDVAYVNVGIDTRAATAKEAQAKNANQFAALKKVLFGYNKLAEKDVKTTGFYVQPEYRYNNNDGTSKLTGYVATHSVQITTRNLDGIGQLLDGLSAAGANRVDGVQFDTEKQDQYELQVLEKAVANAKAKAEALAKAAGKQLNGVVNISQNNVSSTPIFNRGEYAAADKAAESAPTTVQTGEITVSANITVVFAMQ; this comes from the coding sequence ATGTTCATGAGGTGGGTTCGGCGGTCTTCATCGGAAACAGGTGCAGGCAGGGAGCGTGCTCCAAGGCGCCGTTCGATTCTGCTGCTCGCTGGAGCGCTTGCAGTTGCAGTCGGGATCGGCACAGCTATCGGGGCAGGAGGCGGAAAAACGGATGTGTACGCGCTTGATACCAGCGGCGCCGTAGAGAAAGGAATCATAACGGTAACCGGTTCAGGCGACCTGCAGGCCGCGCCTGACGTCGCTTATGTGAACGTCGGTATTGACACCCGGGCAGCAACGGCTAAAGAGGCTCAAGCCAAAAATGCGAATCAATTTGCCGCTTTGAAGAAGGTGCTCTTCGGCTATAACAAGTTAGCGGAAAAAGATGTGAAGACGACCGGCTTCTATGTTCAGCCGGAATATCGCTACAATAATAATGACGGAACGAGTAAATTAACCGGATACGTAGCCACGCACAGCGTACAAATTACAACACGCAATCTGGATGGAATCGGACAACTGCTCGACGGGTTATCTGCTGCTGGAGCAAACCGGGTGGACGGGGTGCAGTTCGATACGGAGAAGCAGGATCAATACGAGCTGCAGGTTCTCGAGAAAGCGGTAGCCAACGCAAAGGCTAAAGCGGAAGCTCTGGCAAAAGCGGCGGGAAAACAATTGAACGGTGTCGTCAACATTTCTCAGAACAATGTAAGCAGCACGCCGATTTTTAACCGAGGGGAATATGCAGCGGCGGATAAAGCGGCCGAAAGTGCCCCAACAACGGTACAGACCGGAGAAATAACGGTCTCGGCCAACATTACCGTAGTTTTTGCAATGCAATAG
- a CDS encoding HPr family phosphocarrier protein has protein sequence MTRHPVVVRLKTGLHARPAALFVQEANKFSSEVFVEKDDKKVNAKSIMGIMSLAISSGTEVTISAEGSDADQAVTALVNLVSKEELENQ, from the coding sequence ATGACAAGGCATCCGGTTGTCGTTCGACTGAAGACAGGTCTTCATGCAAGACCGGCCGCACTTTTTGTTCAGGAAGCGAACAAGTTTTCTTCCGAGGTGTTCGTCGAGAAAGACGATAAAAAAGTGAATGCAAAATCAATTATGGGAATTATGAGTCTTGCAATCAGTTCCGGTACCGAAGTGACAATCAGTGCGGAAGGTTCGGATGCCGACCAAGCTGTAACCGCTTTAGTCAATTTGGTCAGTAAGGAAGAGCTGGAAAACCAATAG
- the whiA gene encoding DNA-binding protein WhiA: MSFAAQTKKELTLIEADSCCEKAELSALIRMNGSVQVSSRKVILDISTENAAIARRIYTLIKKLFAVHTELLVRKKMRLKKNNVYIVRIPAKVQEILSQLGIVSEGFMFNQGIDKEMLRKPCCKRSYLRGAFLAGGSVNNPEGSSYHLEIAVMYEEHCKALVELANKFGLNARCIERKKGFIFYMKEGEKIIELLNIIGAHQALFKFEDVRIMRDMRNSVNRIVNCETANLNKTIGAAVRQIDNIKLLQKEVGLENLPDKLREVAEVRLMNPDINLKEVGEMLKGKVSKSGVNHRLRKLDELAEKLRNG; the protein is encoded by the coding sequence ATGTCTTTTGCGGCCCAAACAAAAAAGGAATTAACGCTTATAGAGGCTGATTCCTGCTGCGAGAAAGCGGAACTGTCCGCTCTTATTCGAATGAACGGTTCCGTTCAAGTATCCAGCCGCAAAGTCATTCTCGATATTTCGACCGAAAATGCAGCCATCGCCAGACGCATCTACACCCTCATCAAGAAGCTGTTTGCTGTGCATACCGAACTGCTTGTCCGCAAAAAGATGAGGCTAAAGAAAAACAACGTCTATATTGTGCGAATTCCCGCTAAAGTGCAGGAAATCCTAAGTCAGCTGGGAATCGTCTCGGAAGGGTTTATGTTTAACCAAGGCATCGACAAAGAGATGCTTCGTAAACCGTGCTGCAAGCGATCGTATCTTCGCGGAGCGTTCCTGGCAGGCGGCTCTGTAAACAATCCGGAGGGCTCGTCTTATCACCTCGAGATTGCCGTCATGTACGAAGAGCACTGTAAGGCGCTGGTGGAGCTGGCGAACAAGTTCGGTTTGAACGCCCGCTGTATCGAGCGCAAGAAGGGGTTTATCTTCTACATGAAAGAGGGCGAGAAAATTATCGAACTCCTGAACATTATCGGGGCCCATCAAGCGTTATTCAAGTTTGAAGATGTTCGGATCATGCGAGATATGCGCAATTCCGTGAATAGAATTGTGAACTGTGAAACGGCAAACCTTAACAAAACAATAGGTGCCGCCGTTAGGCAGATCGATAATATTAAACTGCTGCAGAAGGAAGTCGGACTTGAAAATCTGCCGGACAAGCTGCGGGAAGTGGCCGAGGTCCGCCTTATGAATCCTGATATTAATTTGAAGGAAGTCGGCGAGATGCTTAAGGGCAAGGTAAGTAAGTCGGGTGTTAACCATCGGCTCAGAAAACTCGACGAACTTGCGGAAAAGTTAAGGAACGGGTAG